In the genome of Streptomyces sp. 846.5, the window GACGATGTCCTGGAAACCCTGCTGGCCGCAGACGACAACGACCTGGGCCAATTGCTCACGGCCAACGAGATCAAGCAGGAGCTGGAGTTCTCGGGGCAGATCCCGCAGGCGTTCCGCCACCGGATGCCCGACCATCCGAACCCCGCTCTGCGGGCCCAGGCCGCCAGCTTGTGGCTGTGGCTCACCCCGGGACAGCGGGACACACTCCTGGCCGACCCGAACCCTGCGGTATGCGAAACCGCGCACCGCAGCAGCCGCATTCTGGACCCTGCCGCGATGGAAGCCGAGCTACCAGAGCGCGACTGCCACCACCGGTCCCTTCTACTGGTCAACTACACCATCTCCCGCAACGTCGCCGAGCAGTGCCTCGCCGAGCGACGCGACCTGTGGCCACTCGCCTACAACCCCCACACACCCAGCGACATCGTCGCTCGCCTTGCCCATGACCCCGATCCCAAGGTGCGTGAACGAGTCGCCTCCCGCGCTGATCTGGACCCGGCGCTGCTGGCAGAACTGGCCCAGGACCCGGACGCCACCGTGCGGACCCGGGCCCAGCTGCAACCACTCCCGCGCACCTGGACGCAGCGCAGCGCCATCGATCGGATCATCGGCCACGCAGCCGAGAGCATCGGCCCGGTCGGCGAGATGCTCATCGAGCCGAACACGAGCTGGTACGAGACGTGCGCGGTATCCGCGGATCCGCTGCTGCGCCGCGTTGCCGCGACCTGCCCCGGGCTGCCCGAGGAACTCGTGCACCTGCTGGCCGACGACCCTGACGCCGACGTGCGCCACCTGCTGGCCTACAACCATACACTGGCACCGCCCGCCATCATCCTCGACGCGTTCATCGCCACGCCGGGCCAACGCGGGTACCTGCTCACGCTTCCCCGATTGCCCCGCACCGGCCTGCATCACCTCCTCGACCACGACGACCCCGACGTTCGCGCCCTGGCCGCCGCCGACACCACCCTGGCCCAGCCGCCCGTCCACCTGCTCGCCGACCCCGAGCCGCAGGTGCGCCGAGCCGCGGCGGCCAACCCACTCCTTCCCCTCGACCTGCTCGCATCACTCCTGAACGACCCAGAGCTGGCCGAAGGGGCAGCAGCCAACCCGAGGCTGCCTACTGAACGCCTGCATGAACTGCTCGACCACTGCGGGCTCACCCCGCGGTAGGGCGACCCACGACTCCCCCAAGATCATTCTGCGGAGACCGCGGCCCGCCGAAGCCGCCCCGGACCGATGACGACCCGGACGAGCACGGTCGCGGCATGGACATCGTCACGACCCTCGCCACCTGGGTCGAGATCCTTCAGGACGACAGCGGCCGACACGTCCGTGCCAGCCTGCGTGTCCTCCAGCGGAGAATTTCTGGCGCCGCTGCTCCGGGACCCACCGAGGGAATCACCGCGTGTGACCGACGCCACTCATAAGATCCGCCGAGGGCTGTAACCCGGCACCCGTCGAGCTGCGTAGAGCGTACGGAAAGAGTTCCACACCCGCCTCCGGGCGCACGTGAATGGAAGAGGAAACCATGCGCAACAACACCGAGTCGCAGATCGAGACCCACGAGATCTCCGACAGCGAGCTGGACAACATCTCCGGAGGTGTCGCCAGCGCCACCGTCAGCCTCCTGGGCTACGGCGCCTCCGTGGGCATTGGCGACGTTGTCGGGACTGCCAAGTCCGTGGTCGCCACTCTGCCCGTTTCGCCGCTCCTGAGCCTCGCCTCGGTGCAGACCACCCCGTCACTCTGACAGTGGTCGATCAGGACTCTGGAACCCGCGTTCCAGAGTCCTGCGGCTGTCGAACCCAGGAATGAGCGAGAAGGACAAAGACGCAGAGATCCTCGTCTTGCGCCACCAACTCGCCATCCTGCAACGACAGGTCACCAAGCCCACGATCACATGGCCGGACCGCGCCGTCCTCGCGGCACTGCTGCACCAGCTGCCACGGTGGAAGCTGCGCCGACTCCATCTACTGGTCTCCCCCGGACACCTTGCTGCGATGGCACCGTGACCTGATCCGCAGACGCCACGCGAAGGACTCACGTCCCAAGCGCCCCGGCCGGCCGAGAACCGTCCGCTCCATCCGCCTGCTGGTGCTCCGACTCGTAGATGAAAATCCGGGATGGGGCTACCGGCGCGTGCACGGCGAACTGGCCGCCCTCGGCATCAAGGTCGCCGCCTCCACCGTGTGGAACATCCTCCACGAACACGGCATCGACCCCGCCCCGGAACGCGACCATCGACTTCTTCGAGACCCGCACCCTGACCGGAGCCCGCCTCACCGTCCTGGCCGCGATCGAACACGCCTCACGGCGCAACCGGATCCCCGGCGCCACCGCCCACCCCACGGCGCAGTGGGTGACCCAAGTCGGACGCAATCTCGCCATGGACCTCCAGGACGCCGACGTACGCGTCAAGCGCCTGATCCGGGACCGCGACGTCCGTTACCCCGCCGCCCTCGACGCCCTGCTCGCCGACGAGGGCATCGAGACCTCAGTGAGCAGGTTCACCACCAGCGCGACGCGCCCGACCTCCGTCAGCGGCGACTGCTCGACGCCCCAGGGCTCCCCTTCGAGCGGGCCGTCGAAGTCCCGGCCCCTGGTCTAGGGCACGTACTCATGCGGCATCCACTCCTTGAAGACCCCCAGATGTCGGTTCAACTCCCGCTCCACCACCTCCTCCAGGACGTGCAGCAACTGGACGTCGGACAGATCTCGGGGCCGTTGGGGGCTCACGGGCGGTGGTCTCCTCGGATACACGAACCTACGGTTGCGCAGGTTCCGCCACCGTAGGTTTCCGCCCGGCCCGCTGTCCGGGGCCGTTCGGCCCTACTTCCGCCGGACAGCACGCCCGGCCGGCCCCCTTGGATCAGGGCCGGTCGGCCGCTGCTGCGTCGGTCAGCCTCAGCATGATCGGCACGTCAATCACTTCTTGAGCTGTAGGAGCAGCAGCAACCATTGTGCCCAGTCTGCACTGTGCCCGTCTCTGGCCAACACCGCGACGAGGGCCACCACGAGAAGGGCGGGCGGCAGTCGGGGTGTGATGGGCTTGCGGCCCTCTTCCATGATTGGTTCCTCTTGCTCTCGGTCCAACCGCTCTGCGGTTGGGGCGTCGTCGGTGCCTCCGCGGGGTCCGTCCACCTGTACCTGGAAGTTCGGCCCCTTCCCACAAGACCAGCTCATCCGGCACCCGGGAAGGTCGTTCTCCTATGCCCGGACAGGGCTGGACAACGTTCGGACGGCCTCGGACAGGGGCCTTTCGGACGAGGGTAGGGCCACGGTCCGCTCCGGCGGTGGCGTGGAGACCGTTGGTGCTGGTGGAGCCTGATCGCTCACAGCACGGAGCACCGACGCACATTGCCCAGGGAGTGGTGTCCTGGAGCCGAGGTCGTTGAGGGGCTGCTGGGTGCGGACGCACAGTGACTGTGGGGATTCGGTGAGCGATCGCCGCTACCCTGATAGAAGCTCTGTGGTCCGTTCACAGGTATGGGCGCGGTATGCCTCCGCGCTTCGAAGGGGGACCCATGCCGGACGGCGAGCCCACTCTGCCCGAGCCGAGTCGTATCGCGACCTCGCAGGATTTCGGCAGGGAGCTCACCCTCGCCAAGGAGCTGACCGGGCTGACGGTGCGCCAGTTGGCGGGTATGGCCGCAGTGCCGCGCGGGACAGTTCAAGGATACCTCCGAGGCGACCACCTGCCGCCCTCCGGTTACCTGGAGCCCTTCAAACGGATACTGGTGGCATGTGGGCAAGGCGAGCCGGACCGGATCGCGAACTGGCTCGAAGCGCTGAACCGCGCCCGACGCGCCCCTGGACGCAGGCATGCCTCGAGCCCGTCGCCGTACCGAGGACTGACCGGCTTCGGGGAGGACGACGCTGAGTGGTTCTGCGGCCGCGAGGAACTCACGCGGCTCGTCGTGGGCCGGTTGAAGCAGCGGGTCACGCTGGGGGGTGAACCGCTTGTGGTCGTGGGGCCGTCCGGTGCGGGCAAGTCGTCCTTACTCAGGGCCGGAGTGCTGCCCGCGTTGGAGGATTGCGGATACGCCCCTGTTGTCTTCACCCCGGGGGCGCATCCCCGCCGTGCGTACGACATCGTGGCAAGCAGTGCAGTGCCGGGTAAACCAACCGTTCTGATTGTCGATCAGTTCGAGGAGGTATTCGCCCGCGAGGTGACTGATGAGGAAAGGCAGTGGTTCATCAACGTCCTGTGCCAGCCGCGCTCGGACGCCGCGGTCGTACTCGGGATCCGGGCGGACTTCTACCCGCAGGCGCTCCGCCATCCCCTGCTGGCTGAGGCCATCCAACACGACCAGGCGGTGGTCGGGCCCATGAACGTCGAGGAGCTTCGGCAGGCGATTGAAGAACCCGCACGCCGAGCGAGGCTCGACGTCGACGAAGCACTCATCGAGTTGGTGCTGCGGGAATTGGTTCCCCGAACCAGCGGAGCGGTGTCCGGAGCAGCCCACGACCCCGGGGCGCTGCCGCTGTTGTCCCACGCACTGCAGAGCGCCTGGGAGCGACACCGGGGCGGCAGACTGACGGTCGGCGACTACCTCGCGGGCGGAGGCATCGCTCGCTCAATCGCCCAGAGCGCCGACGCCGTGTACGGGGCACTGTCCGATCTGCAACGGGAAACCACCCGCCACCTCTTTCGGCGGTTGGTACGCATCGGCCGGGACACGGCAGACACCCGCCGCAGGGTCTCCCTGAGCGAGATCCTCGACGGGCACACCGATGCCCAGGTTGAGGACATAAAGGATATCCTCGACCGGTTCACCACCGCACGCCTGCTCACCGTTGGAACGGACACGGTCGAGATCACCCATGAGGCGCTGCTGAGGGCCTGGCCGCAACTGCTCGAATGGCTCGACGCCGACCGTGACTGGCTCCGCCTGCACCGCCGAATAGGCTTTGCGGCCGATGAGTGGCGCTCCGCGGGTCGTGATCCTGACGCGCTCTACCGTGGCGGACTGCTGCAGCTGGTACTCGAATGGGTCGACAATCCCGGCTACCGCAGCGAACTCAACGCCACCGAGAGCGAGTTCCTCAATGCCGGCCTGCAGCACCAGCAGGACGATGACGTCCGCACTCGGCGTCGTGTCAAGCACCGCTACCAGGTCGTCGCCCTGCTGGTGGTGCTGGTGGTTGTCGCGGCGAGCGTGGCGGCCTTTGCACGCCAGCAACAGGTCGAGAACTTTCGTCAGCAGACGCAAGCCTTGTCTCGGGCAGTGGCCAACGAAGCCGACCGTCTGCGTGGTAATGACGTGGCGCTGTCCATCCAGCTGGCGCTCGCTGCGTACCGGATCTCCCCGACACCGGAGGCTCTCTCCAGCCTCCTGGACTCCACCGGCGTCACGCCCGACACGCAACTACGACCCGCAGGAAGTGCAGCCGAGTCGATCGCAGTCAGCGGCCATCTGCTCGCGGCGGGCACCACGAACGGCACGGTCCAACTGTGGACTACTGGGCAAGGACGCATCACACCCCTCGGCCTACCTCTCGCCGCTGCCCACGGCACGGTTACGTCCGTCGCGTTCAGCCATGACGGGTACCTCCTCGCTGCCGGCGGGCAGGATCGGCGGATCCGCCTGTGGAACGTCCGCGACCCAGCTCGACCGCGCACGCTGGCGGTTCTGGGCGGCCCCAACAGCAGGATCATGTCCGTCGCGCTGAGCTCCGACGGCCGCAGGCTGGCTGCCGGAACCGGTGACGGGACGGTCTGGCTGTGGAATCTCGTGAACCCAGCCCGAATCGAAACAGGGGTAACGCTCCACGGCCCCACCCGCACCGTTGAGAGCGTCGCCTTCACACCGGACGGGAGCACACTGGCCGCAGGCGCCGACGACTCCACGGTCCGCTTGTGGCAGGTGGCCAACGCAGCCCATCCCACTCCCCTGAGCGTGGCGCGCATGCCGATCGGCAACGTGTTCTCCGTCGCGATCAGCCCCGACGGGCGCACCCTGGCAGCCGGTTCGAGCGAGGGCCACGATGTGTACCTGTGGAATATCGCCGTTCCGACGCGACCGCAGTCCCTCGGCGCCCCGTTGACCGGCCCGACCGCGTGGGTCAACGCAGTGGCTTTCAGTCCCGACGGACGCACTCTGGCCGCGGGCGCTTCCGATGGCCAGCTCTGGCTCTTCGACTTGGCAACCGACAAAGCCATCAGGGAGTTGCCCCATCCCCAACCGGTCACGGCCGTCCAATTCACGGCTGACGGCACACCGGTGACGGTCACTGTTGATGACGGCGTCATTCACTGGTGGCGTACTCCCGGCGCGGTCATCCTCGGGGCCAAGGACTCGATCTTCTCCGTCAGCTTCGATGGCGACGGGCACCGGCTAGGCATCGGGCCCGGGGCCAACGACAACACCCTGTCGGTATGGGACCCCACCGACATCCACCGCCCCGTGCGGCTGGGCCCGTTCCTGCTCGGCGACCCCGGAACCGGGAGTTTCTCGGGCTCGGGAGCACTCTCGCCCGATGGCAACGTATTCGCCGTTGGAGACCTCGATGGCACGATCCAATTGTGGGACACCAGCCACCCGGCGCATCCCGTCCGCCTGGGCGGCCCAATCCCTGCCGCAACCAAGCTCATCGAGTTCGTGGCCTTCGAACAGGGCGGGACACTACTGGCTGCGGCCTCCGACGACGGTACCGTCCACCTGTTCAATACCACTGCCCCACGCCACCCGGTCGCGCTTTCAACCATCACCACACCAGGGACCGGTGAAATCTTCCAGACCCTCTTCAGCCCCGATGGAAGACTGCTCGTGGCGGCAAGTAGCGACAACCATGCCTACCTGTACAACATCGCCGACCGAGCCCGACCGGTCTTGCTGGCATCCCTGGGAGGATTCTCCAACGCCGTCTACTCAGCGGCTTTTGACTCCGACGGCCACCTCCTGGCCGTCGGCAGCGCCGACGGCACTGTCCGTGTCTGGAACCTGTCCCGCCCTGGACACCCCACAGCCTCTGGTCAAGAGCTAAGCGGACCGATCGGCTACATCTACTCGATGGCATTCGCCCCTGGCCAAGACCTCCTGGCGATCAGCGGCAACGAAGACGGCACCATTTGGCTCTGGAATCTGGCCAACCCAGAGCGCCCCCTGCACCTCGCGACCCTGAACGGACCCGCGAACGGCGTCTTCTCCGTTGCCTTCAACCCACACGACCACACCCTCGCGGCAGGCGGCGTCAATCACACAGTCCAACTCTGGAACATCGACCCGACATCCGCAGCAACTTGGATCTGTTCCATTGCAGGTCAACCCATCACCCGCGCCCAATGGCAGCAGTATGTCCCGGGCCGTACCTACACCCCGCCCTGCTCCTGATGACCACATTGCGCCGGAACCACAGCAGTAGGCGGCGGTCGTGGTCAACCAGAGCGGCCCCCTCGCACCACATGTCGTCGAGCCAGCCGCTGGTGCTGTGGCGCAGCGCGTTGTCCACCTGGCGGCAGGAACGGAAGCAGCGGGTCGCCGCCCCGGGTCCGTAGGCAAGGTCCAGAGTGAGCGCGCCGGCTCCCCCTGTGTGATCGGTGAAGCGACCAGTCGCCGTTCTCCACCACGATGTACTGAGCGCGCGATCCCATGGGCTAGGCCGCTAAAAGCATGCAGCGTCAGGGGGTGCGGCCGGGGCTCCGGGGACGACGCCTACGGCACACCTTGTCCGGCAAGGGGTCTCCTGATTCCCGGCGGCGCGGTGGGTGCGCTCGATGCCTTGCCCCCAGTACGTTCCGGCAACCAAGAGCATCGCGCCGAACACCGCGGGGACGGTGAACCGTTCGCCACCGAGGCTGATGCCCGCCGCGACGGCCCAGATCGGTTCGGTGCCCATCAGCAGACTGGCCCGGCTGGGAGAGGTGCGCTGCACCGCCCAGGTCTGGGCGAGGAAGGCGAACACGCTGCAGAACAGGGCGAGGAAGACGAGCTGGCCCCAGATTGCGGCATGAGCGTGGCCGAGCGTCGG includes:
- a CDS encoding bacteriocin, with the translated sequence MRNNTESQIETHEISDSELDNISGGVASATVSLLGYGASVGIGDVVGTAKSVVATLPVSPLLSLASVQTTPSL